A region from the Myxococcales bacterium genome encodes:
- a CDS encoding D-alanine--D-alanine ligase, whose translation MSLRVAVVQGGPSSEAEVSRVSARGVAEALRAGGHGVTCLELDQALAEALRVGRYDVVFPVVHGAVGEDGSLQGLLEVMAVPYVGSGVLASALAMNKAVAKRLFVAAGLPVARGFCASRGEANDAVVARIFDELPAGFVVKPAESGSAIGIGRFPERPDREAAVAAVSQAFALSADIIVEEFVSGREVTCGVLEQGDAARSLPPTEVRAPGDAFYSYEARYARGRSVHVCPAELDGQRARVEEVALLAHRVLGCRDLSRADFVVGDARVVLLEVNTLPGLTPTSLFPEEAAAVGIGFERLCGELVERAHRRGATPRNAPKAFPV comes from the coding sequence ATGAGCCTCCGCGTCGCCGTCGTTCAAGGTGGCCCCTCGTCGGAGGCGGAGGTCAGTCGTGTCTCCGCGCGCGGCGTTGCGGAGGCGCTGCGCGCTGGCGGTCACGGCGTGACGTGCCTCGAGCTCGATCAGGCGCTCGCCGAGGCGCTGCGCGTTGGACGCTACGATGTGGTCTTCCCGGTGGTGCATGGCGCCGTGGGCGAAGACGGCTCGCTGCAGGGGCTGCTCGAAGTGATGGCTGTGCCCTATGTCGGGTCCGGCGTGCTCGCGAGCGCCCTCGCCATGAACAAGGCGGTGGCCAAGCGCCTCTTCGTCGCCGCCGGCCTCCCGGTCGCCCGCGGGTTTTGCGCCTCGCGCGGGGAGGCGAACGACGCGGTGGTCGCGCGCATCTTCGACGAGCTGCCCGCCGGCTTCGTGGTGAAGCCTGCGGAGAGCGGCTCGGCCATCGGCATCGGTCGGTTTCCCGAGCGCCCTGACCGCGAAGCGGCGGTCGCCGCCGTGAGCCAGGCCTTCGCGCTCTCCGCCGATATCATCGTCGAGGAGTTCGTGAGCGGTCGCGAGGTGACCTGCGGTGTTCTCGAACAGGGCGACGCCGCGAGGTCCTTGCCCCCTACGGAGGTCCGTGCGCCCGGCGATGCGTTCTACTCCTACGAGGCGCGCTATGCGCGGGGTCGCAGCGTGCACGTCTGCCCCGCCGAGCTCGACGGGCAGCGTGCTCGCGTCGAGGAGGTCGCCCTTCTGGCACACCGTGTCCTCGGTTGTCGCGATCTGTCGCGGGCGGACTTCGTGGTCGGTGACGCTCGGGTCGTGCTGCTGGAGGTCAACACCCTGCCGGGGCTGACGCCGACGAGCCTATTTCCCGAGGAGGCAGCGGCCGTTGGCATCGGCTTCGAGAGGCTCTGCGGCGAGCTCGTGGAGCGCGCCCATCGGCGCGGGGCGACGCCCCGGAACGCCCCGAAGGCCTTTCCCGTTTGA
- a CDS encoding dCMP deaminase family protein, whose amino-acid sequence MSGRVPWDDYFMNIAREVSSRATCDRKHVGAVIVRDRCILATGYNGSIRGLPHCDDVGHLMEEGHCVRTVHAEANAIVQAARNGARIDASTIYVTASPCWSCFRLIANGGIQRVVFGEFYRDPKIFEMAQALGIELVDLSGKAKQGEASPT is encoded by the coding sequence ATGTCCGGACGAGTTCCCTGGGACGACTACTTCATGAACATCGCACGCGAGGTGTCGTCGCGGGCAACCTGCGATCGCAAGCACGTCGGCGCGGTCATCGTGCGTGATCGGTGCATTCTCGCCACCGGGTACAACGGCTCCATTCGCGGCCTTCCCCACTGCGACGATGTGGGGCACCTCATGGAGGAAGGCCACTGCGTTCGCACGGTGCACGCAGAGGCGAACGCCATCGTTCAGGCGGCGCGCAACGGCGCGCGCATCGACGCGAGCACGATCTACGTGACCGCCTCGCCCTGTTGGAGCTGCTTCCGCCTCATCGCCAACGGGGGCATCCAGCGGGTGGTCTTCGGGGAGTTCTACCGCGATCCGAAGATCTTCGAGATGGCCCAGGCGCTCGGCATCGAGCTCGTGGACCTCTCGGGCAAGGCAAAACAAGGCGAGGCGTCTCCGACATGA